A portion of the Panulirus ornatus isolate Po-2019 chromosome 43, ASM3632096v1, whole genome shotgun sequence genome contains these proteins:
- the LOC139762336 gene encoding probable peptidoglycan muropeptide transporter SLC46, protein MSKDTIHPRQQEDRGGPHSPDLTFQTTSVKSSSLRFIKKVARNVTLEPMLFMKMLAEGNLVVIVDAMELDRVCRVNLNFTEEECAAMDSGNYTEVQVAVQRYQNNFNYNQSLMDSLIPLLIVLFMGSFSDQHGRKPPMLAVLAGFIAFASVYLLMAYRPRWPVEVLYAATLAVDITGSWAVFNMAVYSYVADITSPETRTKRLGILDACWYIGNPLGRLLGGWLYKAVGYRLVFLVSIALWFVGFIYVLMFVRESVDNSVRRLSPQETQDTCLGPLRHVVALLRTLFKSRPGNGRIHLLILLGLKLMVFLVQGHQMQLWARRVLKWDPTEFSTWSSFDSVVHQAGMLGLVWLAARSSLHDTLVAVAGLSSIGLWSAVLACIMGPGTWWLVIVASVLGMLEPAIEPALRTLLTTVVEENEAGKVLALTGLLESAWLPVDQIIYKSLYNTFITSFPQINFVVQGSLSLLLIVVLLCLRRHLSRKASSIHEPVHIPSPIYSVQDTCPTAPSPAPYDPVFTVQNRSIKTTADLVPSPMDDDTNPCPFSLAIVHSDASENSVTFS, encoded by the exons ATGTCGAAGGACACCATCCATCCACGCCAGCAGGAGGATCGCGGCGGTCCTCACTCCCCTGACCTGACGTTCCAGACGACCTCAGTCAAAAGCTCCTCCTTGAGGTTCATCAAGAAG GTAGCGAGGAACGTGACGCTGGAGCCTATGCTGTTCATGAAGATGCTTGCAGAGGGCAACTTAGTGGTGATTGTTGACGCTATGGAATTAGACCGTGTGTGCCGTGTCAATCTGAACTTCACAGAGGAAGAATGTGCTGCTATGGACAGTGGCAACTACACAGAAGTCCAG GTTGCAGTCCAGAGGTACCAAAACAACTTTAACTACAACCAGAGCCTAATGGACAGCCTGATTCCTTTGCTGATAGTGTTGTTCATGGGGTCTTTCAGCGACCAACATGGTCGTAAACCTCCAATGTTAGCTGTACTGGCAGGCTTCATAGCCTTTGCCAGTGTCTATCTTTTGATGGCTTACAGACCAAGGTGGCCTGTTGAGGTGCTTTATGCTGCTACTCTGGCAGTAGATATCACAGGCTCTTGGGCGGTATTCAACATGGCAGTGTACAGCTACGTGGCAGACATTACTTCCCCTGAAACCCGCACAAAGAGGCTTGGAATACTTGATGCCTGTTGGTATATAGGAAACCCACTAGGCAGATTATTAGGGGGTTGGCTGTACAAAGCTGTGGGCTACCGTCTTGTTTTTCTCGTGTCAATCGCTTTGTGGTTCGTGGGCTTCATTTATGTGCTGATGTTCGTACGTGAGAGTGTCGACAACTCTGTCCGCAGGCTTAGTCCCCAGGAAACCCAGGATACTTGTCTGGGGCCACTGCGTCATGTGGTGGCTCTGCTGAGGACACTATTCAAATCCAGACCTGGTAATGGTCGCATCCACCTTCTGATTCTGCTGGGGCTTAAGCTCATGGTGTTCTTGGTCCAAGGCCACCAAATGCAACTGTGGGCAAGACGTGTTCTTAAATGGGACCCAACTGAATTCTCGACTTGGAGTAGCTTTGATTCCGTAGTACACCAGGCAGGCATGCTAGGCTTGGTGTGGTTAGCAGCACGGTCATCGTTACACGATACCCTGGTGGCTGTAGCTGGCCTGAGCTCCATTGGTTTATGGTCAGCAGTGCTGGCGTGTATCATGGGCCCTGGAACATGGTGGTTGGTGATAGTGGCATCGGTGCTGGGCATGCTGGAGCCTGCTATAGAGCCAGCCCTGCGTACCTTGCTCACCACGGTAGTGGAAGAGAACGAGGCAGGCAAAGTTCTGGCTCTCACTGGCCTCTTGGAATCTGCCTGGTTGCCTGTGGACCAAATAATCTACAAATCCTTGTATAACACTTTCATCACATCATTTCCTCAG ATCAACTTCGTGGTGCAGGGAAGTCTGTCCCTATTGCTCATCGTGGTCTTGTTGTGCCTCAGGAGACACTTGAGTCGTAAGGCTTCTTCCATCCATGAACCCGTTCACATACCCAGCCCCATCTACAGCGTGCAAGACACATGccccacagctccctcccctGCTCCGTATGACCCTGTCTTCACCGTGCAGAACAGAAGTATCAAGACTACTGCTGACTTAGTACCCTCCCCCATGGATGATGACACTAATCCATGCCCATTTTCATTAGCTATTGTGCATAGTGATGCATCAGAGAACTCGGTCACATTTTCCTAA